From the Ruania alkalisoli genome, one window contains:
- a CDS encoding class I SAM-dependent methyltransferase yields the protein MASTVREAFDAFAPHMRRRPDVEAHDLVAADASDRLILESAGLDRPESAREMRPSHAFEHPKQHIPATPTATSHVGSVVVVGDRYGALALPLAAAGLRVLVHQDALSGERAARLNAVAVGLAQASDVDSIVVPGVTWHPLDGDLFAGATLVLMQLPRSLGALDEIAGLIADHADPAVHVVAGGRVKHMTPAMNGVLARHFATVTADRGVGKSRVLRASDPRARVDPSAVRPGSSGRRARPGALTWPRTERDEATGLTICAHGAAFAGAGVDIGTRLLLSVLDQAPDASRVIDLGCGTGVLAVSYARAHPDARVIATDQSSAAVASATATAMANGVAAASGSAPHSPLGGPPGVTVVRDDALGAQPDASADLILLNPPFHSGAAVTARIAPRLFADAARVLRPGGELWCVWNSHLRYRPQLGALVGTTRQIVRDPKFTVTASVR from the coding sequence ATGGCGTCGACGGTCCGCGAAGCGTTCGACGCGTTCGCCCCACACATGCGGCGGCGGCCGGATGTCGAGGCGCACGATCTCGTGGCCGCAGACGCAAGCGATCGGCTGATTCTGGAATCGGCCGGCCTCGATCGTCCGGAGTCCGCTCGCGAGATGCGCCCGTCTCACGCGTTCGAACATCCGAAGCAGCACATTCCGGCTACACCCACGGCAACGTCACACGTCGGGAGCGTGGTCGTGGTGGGGGATCGGTATGGGGCGCTGGCGCTGCCACTGGCTGCCGCAGGCCTCCGAGTACTGGTACATCAGGACGCCCTCTCCGGAGAGCGAGCGGCGCGCTTGAACGCGGTCGCCGTCGGGCTGGCGCAGGCGTCGGACGTCGACAGCATCGTGGTGCCAGGAGTGACCTGGCACCCGCTGGACGGCGACCTGTTCGCAGGCGCGACGCTCGTGCTGATGCAGCTACCGCGGTCGCTCGGCGCGCTCGACGAGATCGCGGGCCTGATTGCGGATCACGCCGACCCGGCGGTTCACGTCGTTGCGGGCGGGCGAGTGAAGCACATGACACCCGCAATGAACGGTGTGCTGGCCCGGCACTTCGCCACGGTCACGGCCGACAGGGGCGTCGGCAAGTCGAGGGTGCTGCGCGCCTCGGATCCTCGAGCCCGCGTAGATCCGTCCGCCGTGCGCCCGGGCTCGAGCGGACGCCGCGCTCGCCCCGGCGCACTGACCTGGCCGCGGACAGAACGCGACGAGGCAACGGGGCTGACGATCTGCGCACACGGCGCCGCGTTCGCCGGCGCGGGCGTCGACATCGGCACACGTCTGCTGCTCAGCGTGCTCGACCAGGCACCCGACGCGTCGCGGGTGATCGACCTGGGGTGCGGCACGGGCGTCCTCGCGGTGTCCTACGCACGGGCGCACCCCGATGCGCGGGTGATCGCCACCGACCAGTCCTCCGCGGCCGTCGCGTCGGCAACCGCGACGGCCATGGCCAACGGAGTCGCCGCTGCGAGCGGATCGGCTCCGCATTCACCTCTCGGCGGGCCGCCCGGCGTCACCGTCGTCCGGGACGACGCACTGGGCGCCCAGCCCGACGCGTCGGCCGATCTGATTCTGCTCAATCCGCCGTTCCACTCCGGCGCTGCGGTCACCGCTCGGATCGCGCCGCGCCTGTTCGCCGACGCGGCCCGCGTGCTGCGACCCGGTGGCGAGCTGTGGTGCGTGTGGAACTCGCACCTGCGCTATCGGCCGCAGTTGGGGGCGCTCGTCGGTACCACCCGACAGATCGTGCGGGATCCGAAGTTCACCGTCACGGCTTCCGTGCGGTAG
- a CDS encoding GntR family transcriptional regulator: protein MTADTRPAHATIAQQLRDELTDYTPGDQFPGDRELAERFQVSPMTARQAVATLVTEGRVYRVRGSGTYVAEQPVHRRMSRLLSFTEHMRRQGRIPSAVVVSMSERDGSRDENADLDQPGDSSVITLSRVLNGDGVPFAVEDAVLPLRCAAVRDADLTGSLHAALGECGHRPVRSRGTMTAEAAAPEHAKLLDVAIGTALMVQRLLLVDEHDVPVQLVVVRYVGERIVFDIDQERPAHLDRPGGPVDPPYAVRSLSSGGG, encoded by the coding sequence ATGACGGCGGACACCCGGCCGGCCCACGCGACGATCGCCCAGCAGCTCCGGGACGAGCTCACCGACTACACACCGGGCGACCAGTTTCCGGGGGATCGCGAGCTCGCCGAACGTTTCCAGGTGAGCCCCATGACGGCGCGGCAAGCCGTGGCCACGCTGGTGACCGAGGGCCGGGTGTACCGGGTGCGCGGCAGCGGCACCTACGTGGCCGAGCAGCCCGTCCACCGGCGGATGAGCCGGTTGCTCTCGTTCACCGAGCACATGAGACGACAGGGTCGCATCCCGTCCGCCGTCGTGGTGAGCATGTCCGAACGGGACGGAAGCCGGGACGAGAACGCGGACCTCGACCAGCCAGGTGACAGTTCGGTCATCACGCTCAGCCGGGTCCTCAACGGTGACGGCGTCCCTTTCGCTGTGGAGGATGCCGTCCTGCCGCTACGGTGCGCCGCCGTTCGCGACGCCGACCTGACCGGTTCCCTGCACGCGGCACTGGGTGAGTGCGGTCACCGTCCGGTGCGGTCCCGGGGCACCATGACGGCCGAGGCCGCCGCACCTGAGCACGCCAAGCTCCTCGACGTCGCGATCGGCACTGCCCTGATGGTGCAGCGGCTGCTGCTCGTCGACGAGCACGACGTCCCGGTGCAACTCGTCGTCGTCCGCTACGTGGGTGAGCGGATCGTCTTCGACATCGACCAGGAGCGGCCGGCACATCTTGACCGACCAGGGGGTCCAGTGGATCCGCCATACGCCGTTCGATCCCTGAGTTCTGGTGGCGGCTGA
- a CDS encoding sulfatase family protein, producing the protein MSVSRESRPNIVLILTDDHAAHAISCYGSKVNHTPHMDRLAAGGARLDSCFCTNSICSPSRASILSGTYGHVNGVTSIYSHIDYRVPNFPQVLRESGYRTALFGKWHLGETEPHLPRPEDFDAWQVFPGQGEYNDPVMISPDGETTVPGYATDIVTDLSLDWLDEQSGEDPFCLMIHHKAPHRPWVPHPKHRELYPVGSIAEPDTLFDDYATRSEAASAANMRISDDLPDRDIREEMPPELAGEENREERTRWFYQRYLREYLQTVQSVDDNVGRVLDHLEERGLADNTIVVYTSDQGFFLGDHGWYDKRFIYEESLQMPLLIQWPGRIAPGTVTDEIVTNIDFAATFLEACGIDHSEALPTGQGRSFLPLLEGETPEGWPESMYYRYWEHDDPNHHVWAHYGVRTKTHKLVYFYADGLGTDGSSDKTFPPAWEMYDLVADPNELTNIADDPAHAETRAELERELARLQEQYRDAPYAD; encoded by the coding sequence ATGTCCGTGTCACGTGAGTCCCGACCAAACATCGTTCTGATCCTCACCGACGATCACGCTGCACATGCGATCAGCTGCTACGGGAGCAAGGTCAACCACACCCCGCACATGGATCGGCTCGCCGCCGGGGGAGCCAGGCTCGACTCCTGCTTCTGCACGAACTCGATCTGTTCACCCTCACGTGCTTCGATCCTGTCCGGCACCTACGGGCACGTGAACGGCGTCACCAGCATCTACTCCCACATCGACTACCGCGTCCCCAATTTCCCCCAGGTGCTGCGCGAGTCGGGCTACCGGACGGCGCTGTTCGGCAAGTGGCACCTGGGCGAGACCGAGCCGCACCTACCGCGCCCCGAGGACTTCGATGCTTGGCAGGTCTTCCCCGGCCAGGGGGAGTACAACGATCCCGTGATGATCAGCCCCGACGGCGAGACGACAGTTCCCGGGTACGCCACCGATATCGTCACTGACCTGAGCCTGGACTGGCTGGACGAGCAGTCCGGCGAAGACCCCTTCTGTCTGATGATCCACCACAAGGCGCCGCACCGGCCGTGGGTGCCCCACCCCAAGCACCGGGAGCTGTACCCGGTCGGCAGCATCGCCGAGCCGGACACCCTGTTCGACGACTATGCGACCCGGAGTGAGGCGGCCTCGGCCGCGAACATGCGGATCAGCGACGATCTCCCCGACCGTGATATCCGCGAGGAGATGCCCCCAGAGCTCGCCGGCGAGGAGAATCGCGAGGAGCGGACCCGGTGGTTCTACCAGCGCTACCTGCGCGAGTACCTGCAGACCGTGCAGTCGGTGGACGACAATGTCGGCCGCGTACTGGACCACCTCGAGGAGCGGGGCCTCGCGGACAACACCATCGTCGTCTACACCTCCGACCAGGGCTTCTTCCTCGGCGACCACGGCTGGTACGACAAGCGCTTCATCTACGAGGAGTCCTTGCAGATGCCGCTGCTGATCCAGTGGCCCGGGCGGATTGCCCCGGGCACGGTGACGGATGAGATCGTGACCAACATCGACTTCGCGGCCACCTTCCTCGAGGCATGCGGCATCGATCATTCCGAGGCGCTCCCCACCGGTCAGGGCCGCAGCTTCCTGCCGCTCCTGGAGGGTGAGACGCCCGAGGGCTGGCCGGAGTCGATGTACTACCGCTACTGGGAGCACGACGATCCGAACCATCACGTCTGGGCCCACTACGGCGTCCGGACCAAGACGCATAAGCTGGTCTACTTCTACGCCGACGGGCTCGGTACGGACGGGTCCTCCGACAAGACATTCCCACCCGCGTGGGAGATGTACGACCTCGTCGCCGACCCGAACGAGCTCACCAACATCGCCGACGATCCCGCCCACGCGGAGACACGGGCCGAGCTCGAGCGTGAGCTGGCGCGGCTGCAGGAGCAGTATCGGGACGCGCCGTACGCTGACTGA
- a CDS encoding AAA family ATPase, which produces MPRILITGMSGAGKTTLLEELARRGHRTVETDVDGWESAVGRWDEQRMADLLDRHEDIVVAGTVENQGRFYDRFETVVLLSAPVDVLLERVRTRTNNPYGKTEAQQREIRRYVVEVEPLLRQGADRELDGRRPVADLATEIETLGAVS; this is translated from the coding sequence ATGCCGCGCATCCTGATCACCGGGATGTCCGGGGCGGGCAAGACGACGCTGCTGGAGGAACTGGCGCGGCGCGGGCACCGCACGGTGGAGACCGACGTGGACGGGTGGGAGTCCGCCGTCGGGCGCTGGGATGAACAGCGGATGGCCGACCTGCTGGACCGCCACGAGGACATTGTGGTCGCCGGCACCGTGGAGAACCAGGGCAGGTTCTACGACCGGTTCGAGACGGTCGTCCTGCTCAGTGCGCCAGTCGATGTGCTGCTCGAGCGCGTCCGCACGCGTACGAACAACCCCTACGGGAAGACCGAGGCGCAGCAGCGGGAGATCCGGCGATACGTCGTCGAAGTGGAACCGCTCCTGCGTCAGGGGGCAGACCGGGAGCTGGACGGCCGACGCCCCGTCGCTGATCTCGCCACTGAGATCGAGACGCTCGGAGCGGTCTCGTGA
- a CDS encoding ATP-binding protein: MRQSLERDAGEIQRIHRKADLRHILMRIVGQTAGLLNVSKVAQGLESSRGTATAYIELLESLFLIDTLPAWGTTVSSRSVSAPKVHVLDSGVGAHVMRLSSAKVERLDPSAMTEFGHLLESFVVQETIRQATWMSSLVTVGHWRTRDGDEVDLVLERHDGTVVGIEVKAGERVEGKQFAGLRKLRDRLGSAFVAGVAFHLGQVGYEAEDRLHSLPVERLWT; this comes from the coding sequence GTGCGGCAGTCATTGGAACGAGATGCTGGGGAGATCCAGCGCATCCATCGCAAGGCGGACCTGCGGCACATCCTGATGCGAATCGTCGGCCAGACCGCCGGACTACTCAATGTCAGCAAGGTCGCGCAGGGGCTGGAGTCGTCGCGGGGTACAGCGACCGCATACATCGAGTTGCTGGAGTCTCTGTTCCTGATCGACACGTTGCCGGCGTGGGGAACCACTGTGTCGTCGCGGAGCGTATCCGCGCCGAAGGTCCACGTCCTCGACTCGGGAGTCGGCGCTCATGTGATGCGGCTGAGCAGCGCCAAGGTGGAGCGTTTGGACCCCTCGGCGATGACGGAGTTCGGGCATCTGCTGGAGTCGTTCGTGGTCCAGGAGACGATCCGGCAGGCAACCTGGATGAGTTCGCTGGTTACTGTCGGCCACTGGCGGACTCGCGATGGTGACGAGGTCGACCTCGTCCTGGAGCGTCACGACGGGACCGTCGTCGGTATCGAGGTCAAGGCTGGTGAGCGAGTAGAGGGAAAGCAGTTCGCAGGGCTGAGGAAGCTGCGGGATCGGCTCGGATCCGCCTTCGTCGCGGGCGTGGCCTTCCATCTCGGCCAGGTCGGCTACGAGGCAGAGGACCGTCTCCATTCACTGCCGGTGGAGCGGCTCTGGACCTGA
- a CDS encoding PadR family transcriptional regulator — MTVPMALLALLDDGPAHGFVLKRRYDSVLGQERELRYGQVYATLSRLERDGFTSGVGVEQGEGAERKVYAITDDGVAELDRWLATPHEPGGRPTELFTKVILALVAGRPAEQILDAHRRSYLARMRELTAARRTGDVIDRLAGDHQIAHLEADLNWIEIAAARLGDLERTIGAEKEARR; from the coding sequence ATGACAGTCCCGATGGCGCTCCTGGCTCTGCTCGACGACGGCCCTGCGCACGGCTTCGTGCTCAAACGCAGATACGACTCCGTGCTCGGTCAGGAACGCGAGCTCCGGTACGGCCAGGTGTACGCGACCCTCTCCCGGCTGGAACGTGACGGCTTCACCAGCGGGGTCGGTGTCGAGCAGGGGGAGGGGGCGGAGCGGAAGGTCTACGCGATCACCGACGACGGTGTCGCGGAGCTGGACCGCTGGCTCGCCACCCCACACGAACCGGGTGGGCGCCCTACCGAACTGTTCACCAAGGTCATCCTCGCCCTGGTGGCCGGTCGCCCGGCGGAGCAGATCCTCGACGCCCACCGCCGCAGCTACTTGGCGCGGATGCGTGAACTGACCGCAGCCCGCCGAACCGGGGACGTGATCGATCGCCTCGCCGGGGACCACCAGATCGCCCACCTGGAGGCCGATCTGAACTGGATCGAGATCGCCGCAGCCCGGCTGGGCGACCTGGAGCGGACGATCGGTGCGGAGAAGGAGGCACGGCGATGA
- a CDS encoding ABC transporter ATP-binding protein, with the protein MSDQSAAPVLAGRGLECAIGSTHVLRGVDIEIAPGEVVALMGPSGSGKSTLLHLLAGLLRPDAGTVTLSGQRLDTQPDRVRSARRLRELGFVFQFGDLVPELTVVENVELPLRLLGEQPARCRERALEMLDRLSVADEADRRLSEVSGGQAQRAAVARALVHWPAVILADEPTGSLDTVTGELVLEALVSAASDQGTAVLLVTHEMRVAAWSDRDIHLRDGAVVDAGVPA; encoded by the coding sequence ATGAGCGACCAGTCGGCGGCCCCCGTCTTGGCAGGACGTGGTCTGGAGTGCGCGATCGGGTCCACCCACGTGCTGCGTGGCGTCGACATCGAGATCGCACCCGGCGAAGTGGTGGCCCTCATGGGCCCGTCCGGCTCGGGCAAGTCCACCCTGCTGCACCTGCTGGCCGGGCTGCTCCGGCCCGACGCCGGAACCGTCACGCTGTCCGGTCAGCGATTGGATACGCAGCCGGACCGGGTCCGCTCCGCCCGGCGGCTCCGCGAGCTCGGGTTCGTGTTCCAGTTCGGTGACCTCGTGCCTGAGCTCACCGTCGTCGAGAACGTTGAGCTGCCGCTGCGCCTGCTGGGCGAGCAGCCGGCCCGGTGCCGCGAGCGTGCGCTGGAGATGCTGGACCGCCTCAGCGTGGCCGACGAGGCCGATCGACGCCTCAGTGAAGTCTCCGGCGGCCAGGCGCAACGTGCAGCGGTCGCCCGTGCGCTGGTCCACTGGCCCGCCGTCATCCTCGCCGACGAACCCACCGGCTCACTCGACACCGTGACCGGGGAACTCGTGCTGGAGGCGCTCGTGAGCGCTGCCTCCGACCAGGGAACAGCCGTCCTGCTCGTCACCCACGAGATGCGGGTGGCGGCCTGGTCCGACCGAGATATACACCTGCGCGACGGCGCCGTCGTCGACGCGGGAGTGCCGGCGTGA
- a CDS encoding FtsX-like permease family protein, producing the protein MRVLLRLAISLIRAGGWLRAGSVAGAHVLGVAILLGAQALPDAVHPGGLADNPVARNQFTAIVGVLVVPVAILLLTVGRMSSGVRDRRLASLRLLGMSTGRSVIVAALENAIVALAGSLAGLAAFLALTPAVERWVAAGPAWFVAPLRTTPTTAALTIAGVVALSVVVATAPMGRLLTDPRSERTESARRTPSPWRLVLLVPTTAVLGWLTQVDLVTTSNKTVALALLTGGLLGAVTIALAAPVLASWAARVLVRRRSTGLLLAGRAIQVAPASASRLVAGIGVVVYLVMASAAVLGAFQSTPQYRYAEQVLTDGPQEIRVMTAGADTRPPIEDLDAVADHLMTVEGVHGWVPDYVAVDAQCDPASSGAPCAEIFIGTCEQLQLLIVAEGCRDDRAAAVEWLPSDRSIDEIGVPPDVDDLGGVVELRTLDEEWLAVPLDAEPIRYDPEATLEEWVYPSQIGVFVPIDLVREEIGEPARITMIADGGTAVQAEVITMAEQLGMEAWAYPTWDYDEVLRVRTVVWTLCAIVVGIGLFALALTSVDRALERRRAVARQVAIGVPLRVLRTGQVLQTLIPLLASLALALPCGWLLFEAYRHVVELPVIPARDVLTVFLAATAIGTVVVSAVTLPLTRSRLTADLLRTE; encoded by the coding sequence GTGAGGGTGCTGCTCCGGCTTGCCATCAGTCTGATCCGCGCCGGCGGATGGCTGCGAGCAGGGTCAGTGGCCGGCGCTCATGTGCTGGGTGTCGCGATTCTTCTCGGCGCCCAGGCGCTCCCCGATGCCGTGCACCCGGGCGGTCTGGCCGACAACCCGGTCGCCCGGAACCAGTTCACTGCGATTGTCGGCGTGCTCGTCGTCCCCGTGGCCATCCTCCTGCTGACTGTCGGGCGAATGTCCTCCGGCGTTCGTGACCGGCGCCTGGCCTCCCTGCGCCTGCTCGGGATGAGCACCGGCCGCTCCGTCATCGTGGCCGCACTGGAGAACGCCATCGTGGCCCTCGCCGGATCGTTGGCCGGTCTCGCAGCCTTCCTTGCCCTCACACCAGCCGTGGAACGCTGGGTCGCCGCTGGGCCCGCGTGGTTCGTGGCCCCGTTGCGCACCACCCCCACGACGGCGGCCCTCACCATCGCCGGTGTGGTGGCCCTGTCCGTGGTGGTCGCCACGGCGCCTATGGGCCGGCTCCTCACCGACCCTCGCAGCGAACGCACCGAGTCCGCCCGGCGCACCCCCAGTCCATGGCGACTCGTCCTCCTGGTGCCGACGACCGCCGTCCTCGGGTGGCTCACGCAGGTGGACCTCGTCACGACGTCGAACAAGACTGTCGCGCTCGCGCTCCTGACCGGCGGTCTGCTCGGGGCGGTCACGATCGCGCTGGCGGCACCGGTGCTCGCCTCGTGGGCCGCGCGCGTCCTGGTCCGCCGCCGATCGACCGGGCTGCTGCTCGCGGGCCGGGCCATTCAGGTAGCACCCGCCAGCGCGAGCCGCCTGGTGGCTGGGATCGGAGTAGTCGTGTACCTGGTGATGGCGTCGGCCGCCGTGCTGGGCGCGTTCCAGAGCACGCCGCAGTACCGGTACGCCGAGCAGGTGCTGACGGATGGTCCGCAGGAGATCCGCGTGATGACCGCGGGCGCCGACACGCGACCGCCGATCGAGGACCTCGACGCGGTTGCTGATCACCTCATGACCGTCGAGGGAGTCCACGGATGGGTGCCTGACTACGTGGCTGTGGACGCACAGTGCGACCCGGCGAGCAGCGGGGCACCGTGCGCGGAGATCTTCATCGGCACGTGCGAGCAACTCCAACTGCTCATCGTGGCGGAGGGATGCCGCGACGATCGTGCTGCGGCCGTGGAGTGGCTCCCGAGCGACCGGTCGATCGATGAGATCGGCGTACCGCCCGATGTCGATGATCTCGGCGGCGTTGTCGAGCTGCGTACGCTCGACGAGGAGTGGCTCGCCGTGCCTCTCGATGCTGAGCCGATCCGTTACGACCCCGAGGCCACGCTGGAGGAGTGGGTGTACCCCAGTCAGATCGGCGTCTTCGTGCCGATCGACCTGGTGCGTGAGGAGATCGGGGAACCGGCCCGGATCACCATGATCGCCGACGGCGGTACGGCCGTTCAGGCCGAGGTGATCACGATGGCGGAGCAGCTGGGCATGGAGGCATGGGCGTACCCCACCTGGGACTACGACGAGGTGCTTCGCGTGCGCACGGTCGTGTGGACGCTGTGCGCGATCGTCGTGGGGATCGGACTGTTCGCCCTGGCGCTGACCTCGGTCGATCGCGCGCTGGAACGTCGCCGGGCGGTGGCGCGGCAGGTGGCTATCGGCGTTCCCTTGCGCGTGCTCCGGACCGGGCAGGTGCTGCAGACCCTGATCCCGCTGCTCGCGTCACTCGCCCTCGCGCTGCCGTGCGGGTGGTTGCTGTTCGAGGCCTACCGGCACGTCGTCGAACTGCCCGTGATTCCCGCACGGGATGTGCTGACGGTGTTTCTCGCGGCGACCGCGATCGGCACGGTGGTGGTCTCCGCCGTCACCCTCCCCCTGACCCGGTCGCGGTTGACGGCGGACCTGCTCCGGACGGAGTAG
- a CDS encoding carbohydrate ABC transporter permease yields MTETIAGEIDAPRTPADHARSLVKHAVLIAVSLLMIYPLLWMIVSSLRPTEVIFRAPGLWINELYLANYSEGWFALSQAFDWYLVNSLIVVSGAIIGNLISCSLAAYAFARLKFRLRGLWFAIMLMTIMIPIHVIVVPQYILFNAFDMVNTFLPLVLPKFVATDAFFVFLMVQFIRGIPRELDEAATIDGAGHLRIFGQVLIPLMIPALATTAIFTFIWTWSDFFTPLIYLTSPDMYTVPVALRSFLDATSGSNWGAMFAMSIVSLVPMFLAFLFGQKFLVKGIATTGGK; encoded by the coding sequence ATGACTGAGACGATCGCGGGCGAGATCGACGCCCCCCGCACCCCTGCCGACCACGCACGCAGCCTGGTCAAACATGCCGTGCTGATCGCGGTCAGCCTGCTGATGATCTACCCGCTGCTGTGGATGATCGTCTCCTCGCTGCGCCCCACCGAGGTCATCTTCCGCGCCCCCGGGCTATGGATCAACGAGCTCTACCTGGCCAACTACTCCGAGGGCTGGTTCGCCCTGTCCCAGGCCTTCGACTGGTACCTGGTCAACTCGTTGATCGTGGTCTCCGGTGCGATCATCGGGAACCTGATCTCCTGCTCCCTGGCCGCCTACGCCTTCGCGAGGTTGAAGTTCCGGCTGCGTGGGCTGTGGTTCGCGATCATGCTGATGACGATCATGATCCCGATCCACGTGATCGTGGTCCCGCAGTACATCCTGTTCAACGCCTTCGACATGGTGAACACCTTCCTACCGCTGGTGCTACCGAAGTTCGTCGCCACGGACGCGTTCTTCGTGTTCCTCATGGTGCAGTTCATCCGCGGCATCCCCCGCGAGCTGGACGAGGCCGCCACCATCGATGGCGCCGGTCACCTGCGCATCTTCGGTCAGGTGCTGATCCCGCTGATGATCCCGGCCCTGGCCACGACGGCGATCTTCACCTTCATCTGGACCTGGTCAGACTTCTTCACCCCGCTGATCTACCTGACCAGCCCCGACATGTACACCGTCCCGGTGGCCCTGCGCTCCTTCCTGGACGCAACCTCCGGCTCCAACTGGGGTGCGATGTTCGCGATGTCCATCGTCTCGCTGGTGCCGATGTTCCTCGCGTTCCTGTTCGGGCAAAAGTTCCTCGTCAAGGGAATCGCCACTACAGGAGGCAAGTAG
- a CDS encoding carbohydrate ABC transporter permease encodes MSAISELSKLRRTGPVTPEEKAARRKETSHDNKAGYLFLLPWLVGLFVFTLGPILASFYLSLTDYSLIQAPNFLGLDNYERMLTDDRLHQSLKVTLIYVGVGVPLQLALALGVAVLLNKGMRGLAFYRSVFYLPSMLGGSVAIALLWRQIFGTTGLVNQVLQLLGLDATTGYVSDPDYALWTLILLNVWTFGSPMVIFLAGLRQIPTMYYEAAALDGASRISQFMRITMPLLSPIIFFNLVLQIINAFQAFTQAFVVSNGTGGPSDSTLFYTLYLYEQGFTRFDMGYASAMAWLLLAIIATFTAVNFLLAKFWVFYDD; translated from the coding sequence ATGAGCGCGATCTCCGAGCTGTCGAAGCTGCGGCGCACGGGGCCGGTGACGCCGGAGGAGAAGGCGGCGCGGCGTAAGGAGACGTCGCACGATAACAAGGCGGGATATCTGTTCTTGTTGCCGTGGCTGGTCGGGTTGTTCGTCTTCACGTTGGGTCCGATCCTGGCGTCGTTCTACCTGTCATTGACGGACTATTCGTTGATCCAGGCTCCGAACTTCCTGGGGTTGGACAATTACGAGCGGATGCTCACCGATGACCGGTTGCATCAGTCGTTGAAGGTGACGCTGATCTATGTCGGTGTGGGTGTGCCGTTGCAGCTGGCGTTGGCCCTGGGTGTGGCGGTACTGCTGAACAAGGGCATGCGCGGGTTGGCGTTCTACCGGTCGGTGTTCTACCTGCCCTCGATGCTGGGCGGATCGGTCGCGATCGCGTTGCTGTGGCGCCAGATCTTCGGCACCACCGGGTTGGTGAACCAGGTGCTGCAATTGCTCGGCCTGGATGCGACCACCGGGTATGTCTCGGACCCGGACTATGCACTGTGGACGCTGATCTTGTTGAACGTGTGGACGTTCGGCTCCCCGATGGTGATCTTCCTGGCCGGGCTACGTCAGATCCCGACGATGTACTACGAGGCCGCCGCCCTGGACGGGGCGAGCCGGATCTCGCAGTTCATGCGGATCACGATGCCGCTACTGTCGCCGATCATCTTCTTCAACCTGGTGCTGCAGATCATCAACGCCTTCCAGGCCTTCACCCAGGCGTTCGTGGTCTCCAACGGCACCGGTGGGCCCTCGGACTCGACGTTGTTCTACACGCTGTACCTGTATGAGCAGGGATTCACCCGCTTCGACATGGGGTACGCCTCCGCGATGGCATGGCTACTGCTGGCCATCATCGCCACCTTCACTGCGGTGAACTTCCTGCTGGCCAAGTTCTGGGTGTTCTACGATGACTGA